Below is a window of Atribacterota bacterium DNA.
TTCAAGATACCTCTCTTCTTCGTTTCACTCTCCGAATTCCAGTTTCCCAGAACCCGTGGTAAGTATAGAATACAAGAAGGAGAAAAAATTGTCAAGGGGGTATTAAGGAAATTTTAAAAAATTTTTTTTATTTCTCATTAAAAGGAAGCACTCTTCACCACCTATTCGATTTTTTCCAGTAACACGCCACGCCGTCATCCCCGAAGAAGATTTTTCAACTCCTCCACCGTGGGAACTTTTCCCGCCACCACGACCTTTCCATCGACGAGCACCGCTGGGGTGATTCGCACTCCAAGCTTGAGAAACTCCCTCATGTCATAAACATGAGAGACCTCGGCTTCAAGATTCAATTCTTCACAAGCCTTCTTCACATTGGCTTCAACCATCCGACATTTTGGACAACCCGCTCCAACCACCTGAATTTCCATCGCTCTTACCTCCCCAAAATGAAATTTCCAAAGAACCATCCTACAAATGTTCCTAAAACCATAATGGTGGGAACGTAAATCAGTGCCTTTTTAAAGCCAAACACTCGACCAATAGCGAGCCAATTCGGCAAACTCAAACCCGGACCGGTCAAAAGAAGGGCCAGCGCTGGACCTTTCCCCATCCCCAAACGCATCAATTCCTTAACAAAGGGAGCCTCCGTCATGGTAGCAAAATAACTGATTGATCCAATAATGGTAGCCAAGAAAGAAGCCAACACGCCATTACCACCCAACCAGGTCTCAATCCATCGCTCCGGAAGGATTTTCCCGATGACTCCTACCACAAAGACGCCTCCTAAAAGTAAAGGAAAAATCATCCGCACAAAAAAGAAGGTTTCCCTGATCCACTCCCGAATGCGTTCCGAAGCAACGGTTTTCCAAGCATACAGGGCAACAACAACCGTCATCGCACCCCAGACCAAAACTTTATAGATGTATGCTCCACTTCGGACAAGGTAGTTGGGTAAAAGTAACGATAGGAGAACCAAAAAGAGCAAGAGAAGTTCTCCTCGGTCAATGACTTTTTTCGATTCTCTCTGCTGACCTGTAGCGAATCCTTCTCGTCTTTCATTCCGGAACGCAAAGTTCATGACCCCACCCACTACAAAAGCCATAAGGAGGGCTGCTGCCACCCGAGCAGCCACCATGTTTCCTCCAAGAAGGCTTCCGGTGTAGGAAAGCGCCAGAATATTAGCCGCTGGCGCCACCCAGAGGATGATGAACGCCGCTCCAATCCCAGCCCCACCGTAGTAGAGACCACTACTCACCGGAATTACCGTACAGGAACAGGCCGCCAGAAAGAAGCTGGAAGCGCTGGCCAGAGTAAAGGACTTCAATTTCCCCGCCTTTTCTCCCAGGTAGTCCAGCACCACTTCCCGGTTTACGAAGGCAACGATTCCGCCTGCTAACAAAAACGCCGGCACAAGACAGGTCAAAACATGTGTAGCCACGTAATCCTTGAGGGCCAGTAATCCCCCGACCATGATTTCCCAAAACACGGTTTCTCTCTCCTTTCATCGATTGTTCAAAACTTTTTCCGCCTCGTGGGCTACCATCCCTCCTTGAATACGGACGATTTTCCCCATAATGAGCGCCTCCACGACTTTGCGCCGCGCTGCACCCAATATTCGGGCAAAAGTAGAACGAGAAACCCCTATCTGCTTCGCTGCGTCTTCCTGGTACAAACCCTCAAAATCTGCTAAGCGCAACGCTCCCAGTTCATCCAGAGTAAGCGTCAACTCTCCCTGGGGAAGAAATGGTTCGGCGGGCTGAAAATAAAGGCAAACTGGAAACCAATTCACCCTTCTTGGACAGCAAGGTCGAACCAATTCATCTCACCTCCCCTATATATTACGGACATATGTCCATAGTAACAAGGAAAAGAAAGAAAATATTTTTCCAACTCTATAAAGAATGGTACCCACCATCGCATCAAGTCAAGTTTGCGGGTCATTTTTTACCCCATCCTGCCTTCTGGAAAGGACCAATCCGGCTCAATAAAACCCACGTGCCAATCCATAGACAACTCTTTCATCCTGGACCAAAATGGCATACACTACTCCTGAAAGGAGGTATTCCTGTGCACATTCTATCCCAAAACTCCATTTATGAATTCTCAGCGGATAGTCCTGCAATCGCTGAGTGCTATCCGGGTGAGGAATGCATTTTTGAAACTCTTGATTGCTTCGGAGGACAAATTAAAAGTGAACAGGATGATCTCTCCCACCTTGATCTCACAAGAACCAACCCTGCAACTGGACCAGTCGTGGTCAAAGGAACTCGAAAAGGACAGCTCCTTCGAGTAGCAATCTTGGATATCGCCTGTTCTTCACCAGGAATTATTTCCACACATCCTGGGATTGGCATCCTCCGTTCCACATTTCGCCGTTACTTTTTCCAGATGGTACCCATCAAAGCCGGTTTTTGCCACGTTGACGGGATTTCGCTTCCCATCGACCCCATGATCGGTGTCATCGGAGTCGCCCCAGAAAAGGGTTCTATTTCCACTAGAGCCCCTGGTCGCCACGGAGGAAATCTCGACACCCGGGAAATTCATCCGGGGAATATACTGTATCTACCCATTTACCAGGACGGAGCGCTCTTTGCTCTGGGAGATGTGCATGCCCTCATGGGAGATGGCGAAATCTGTGGTGCCGGTGTGGAGGTGGCAGCACGGGTGCTGGTTCGGCTGGACGTCATCGAAAACCGTTTTGGCCTCAACACACCCCTCGTGGAAGCACCAGAACGTTTCTTCTTTCTCTACAGCGCTCCAAGTCTCGAAGACGCTTTCCAAGAAGGGGCAAAAGAGTGCCTGGAATTCCTGCAAAAGGTTACCGGATGGAAAGCCGAAAAACTCTATTTCCTCATGAGCGTTAGCTCTCATTTTCGGGTCTCACAACTTGTCGACCCCCTCTTTACGGTGAAAATCGAGATCCCCAAAGGAGTCTTTCCAGTGCGTCTTTGATTTTTTGGTGGGGACCACTTCACAAATTCAGGATGCAGCGTATAATGAGAACACTATTGAAAGGGAAAGAACCATGGGCGGATTGGAAATTGGAGTTATTGCCGTAAGCCTTGCACTTGACGCCTTCTCCGTAGCCGTGGCCTTTGGCATGTGTCGCAAGGTCTGCCTCCTTGGGGAACGTCTGCGCCTTGCCTTTTCTTTTGGTCTTTTCCAGTTCTTCATGCCACTTTTGGGGTTTTTTGCCGGAATCCGGGTCAGTGCCGTAGTGGACTCCTTCGACCACTGGCTTATCTTAGCTATTCTGGGTTTTCTGGGCACTAAAATGATCTGGGAATCGTTCACCCGTGACAACGATGCTGATTTTCCCAATCTCAGTCGAGGACTACCCCTTATTCTCGCCTCCCTTGCCACCAGCCTCGACGCTTTAGCCGTGGGCTTTTCTTTTGCTCTTTTTGCCCGAAAAATCTTTTTTCCCGCCTTTATCATCGGTCTTACCGCCAGCACCATGACCTATCTTGGTATCTCCCTCGGACATCGTCTCCGCAGGAGTATCATCACCAAACCCGAAATCATCGGTGGAGTAGCCCTGTGGCTGGTGGGCATCAGGGTATTTCTTACCAATCTGTAAATTCACTTTTCTCTCAAAAAACCTACATCGGTTCGTACTTTCCACCTGGAGAAGAGGGTTTCTTAGCTTGCACCGTCCCTTCAAAAACCACCTGGTTTACCTCAAAGTAGCCACGCTTTTTCTCTCCTCCCGGACCAGAAGCCATCACCAGACCCCAATCTGACCCATCCTGGTAAACCCAACCAAAGGTTTTTGCCGGAAGCCAGCAGTACCAGAACGGTTTTGCCCTTTCATCAAGATTTTGGGGAGATTTAGGCCAGATACAAAGAGGTGTTACTACAACATGGTAGGACTTTCCTGGGAGAAGCCCTTTGAGCGTCAAACTCTGGGGACTGACCTGAACGTACTGGATATTCCTGGAATCTGGAACATACTGCGCCTGGTAATCAGCAAAGTAGACCGGGTACTGGTAGCGGGAATCCCGAGTCCAGTATGCCGGAGAAACCGAATTCGCTGGTGGCTCCACGATGTTCACCCGATACCCCACCACCAGGCGCTTTAGGGGAAGGTAGTAAAAGGTAATACCACCGGCCGCACCCTGGTCGGATTCCAGAATCGACTCGGCTTCCTCAGTAAAGGGCAAAAAAGAGAGCGACGCTTCGCCATCAAAACTCTGAGCCAGGACAGGAGAAAAAAGAAAGAACCACAAAAGCACCACAATACCCACCTTTTGGAACATTATCATCCCTCCTTTCCCAAAATTATACCAATCCATCATCGAAGGTAGTACCATAAAGAGGGATACTTTCCCGTTACTTTCAAGAGGCTTTCCAAATAAAAGTAGTCTCCCCAGATACAACATTCGTCAATACCCCATCCCTTGGGAAGATGATACGTGGCATGACGCAAAAGCCCATCACAGTCGTCTTCAAACGAAGCATACCGCTCGATAAGTGCTCTCAGGATGAGTTCCGCCTCTTTTCGGAAAAGGGAAGCATCCTCTTGCCTTTCTTTTTCTAGCACCAAAGCAAGCTCCAACAAGCCACTTGCTGCAATCGCCGCCGCTGAAGAATCCCGGGGTTCTGGGTCATCTCGAAAAAGCAAGTCCCAGCAGGCCACCCGATCCGGGGGAAGATGCTCGAGAAAATACTGGCTCGCCCTCAGGGCCTTCTCAAGAAAAACCGCTTCACCGGTATACCGGTAGCTCAGGGTGAACCCATAAATAGCCCAAGCCTGACCCCGGCTCCAGCAAGACCAATCCTTATACCCTTGCATGGTCCCCCTCCATAACAACTCTCCCTCAGGGTAACGAAAGCGACAGGCCTGATAGGTGGAGCCATCTTCTCGCACGAGAACTGCAGCGAGAGTTTTGGCATGCTCGGCAGCAATATGGACGTACTTCCCCTTCTCCGCACTCCCGGCTGCCCAGTAAAGGAGAGGAAGGTTCATCAGTGAATCGATAATGGTAAGGGCTTCCTTTTCCGGCGGAACTTTCCCAAAAGCCTGGATATACTTTCCCTGGCGGTGAAAGCGTTGGGAAAGCACCTCCGCCGCCTGCAAAGCCACCTCCCGATAAATCCCCCTCCCTAAAAGTTCCCCATCAGGCACACAGGAAAGGAGGTATAGAAATCCTAGATCGTGGGTGTCGGTGTGGATGCCTTGGAATAAACGCTCCGCAAAGGAAGGAAGGAGCCCCTGCACCACCTCCACGAACCGACGTTCTCCGGAAACCAGAAAGGAAAGCCACAAAATTCCCGTCCAGAATCCTGCAGTCCACTCTTGGTTAGAAAGCACTGGGTAGCGGCCGTGTACACTCACATGAGGAAACCCATCGGTCCAACGAGAACAATTTAGTTCTACCTTCGCCAGAGCCATCAAAAGTGCCTTTTCTTCCATCAGCTTTTCACCGCCCCACTGGTTAACCCTTCCACAAGATACCGTTGGACGACTACAAAGAGAATCACCACCGGCAAAGAGCTCAAAACACCACTGGCCATAATGCCTCCCCAGCTCGTCTTTCCGAAAAACCCCATGAGTTCAGCCAGGCCTACCTGGACGGTCTTGGCAAAATCGGAAGTGGTCAAGATGAGAGCGTATTGGTAGTCGTTCCAGGAAATGATAAAGGAATAGAGGCCGGTGGCCACAATACCCGGGAGCACAAGCGGCAGAATAACCCTAAAGAAGGCCATAAACGGGGAACAGCCATCGATCATGGCCGCCTCCTCCAAATCTTTGGGAACGGCGCTGTAAAAACCGCTCATGAGCCATGCACAAGTGGGAATGGTAGCTGTACCGTAGATGAGAACGAGCACCAGACGGGTATTGATGATTCCCAAACTGGAGGCCATTTTATACCAGGGCACCATGATGAGCGGCCCCTGGAACATCTGGGAAAGGATCAAAAAGATGGCGATACTTTCTCGACCCGGAAAGAAGAATCGCCCTAGAGCGTACCCTCCGGTGGTGGCAAAGGCAACGGTCATCAACGCCGCCAAGGCCGCAGCCACGATGCTGTTTACCAGGTAGCGTCCCAGGTTCGCCCCTTTGGGACCCAAGGCCCATTGGTAGTTTTCCAAGGTGGGGTTCTGGATACGCAGGGTCGGACGAGCAGTAAAAATCTCCCGAGAGGGTTTAAAACTGTTGAAAACCAGCCAGAAAAAGGGGAACAGGGTAAAAACCATGATCAAGGCCAGCGCCACATAGGGCAATCCCATGGAACGAAACCGGCGCATTCTCTCACCTCCTAAACATTGCTCTGACGGACAGCCCGGACATAGAAAAGAGAAATAAAAAGCACGATCACCGTGGACATGACCGCCAGTGCGGATCCCTTCCCCATATCGTAGAACATGAAGGAGTTACGATAGATATAGACGGCCAGGGTACTCGTGGCATTGCCCGGCCCCCCCTCGGTGAGCGCCCAGATAAGTTCAAACTTCGTCCAGGTGGTGACGATGGCCACAAGACCGCTTACAAAAATGGTGGGTTGGAGAAGGGGCAAGGTGATTGAGCGAAAGAATCGAAACCCCACCGCCCCATCCACTCGGGCCGCCTCGTACACTTCTTTATCAATCCCCTGAAGACCAGCGAGCATCATGAGGACAATATAGGGGAACCCCTTCCAGGCGCTGGCCAAAAGCAAGACTAGCCATACTTTCTGGGGATTACCCAGCCAAATGATGTTCCGCGAGATCACTTGAAGTTCTCGCATGACAAAATTAAGAATACCCCATTGTCCGTCGAAAATCCACTTCCAGACGATGCTCACCACCACCACGGGCATCACCCAGGGAACAAGAACCAAGCCACGCCACAGACCCCGAGCGCGGATTCGGGCATTCAAAACCAGCGCCGACGGAATCCCCAGAGCAAATTGGAAAAGTACCGAACCAAAAACCCAAAGGAGGGTGTTCCAGACGACGGGCCAGAAGGAACGATCCACCATCAGGAAGTACCAATAGTTTTCAAGACCCACATAGGCGACTTCCTTTCTTCCGATAAGGGAGAGATCGGTAAAGCCCAGCCGGATATTCTCAAGAAGCGGGTAGGTCTGAAACCCCACGAGGTACACCAGGGTGGGCAGAAGAAAAAGATATGCCACTTTTGCCGATGAAAGCTTCAACCTGCATACTCCTTTCCTGGGATGGGTCCGGACCCATCCCAGAGTAAAGTCAGAAGGTTACTTTCTTCGAATCTCTTCGATATCGGCCACGATTTGTTCATAGAAAGACGCAACATCCAAAGCTCCGGTCAAAAGGGCGTACATTTTTTCCTGGAATTTCACCTCCATCTCTCCCTGGCGGAGAATCTTGGCCTGAGGTTTGCCGAAATCCCGCGCAATCGAGAGCCAGTCCTCGATGATCTGCTTGTTAGCCTCTTTGATATCCGGGTAATACACTCCCGCCAGCTCAGCAAAGGCGTCGAGAGTGATGTCGCTTCGCGCCGGAAGCCCTACTACTGCCGCTTCCTTGGAGAGAATCTCTCTCTGAGACAAATCTTCGATCACAAACCAAGCTGCTTCCTTGTTCCTGCTACCGGAAAACACCGCCCAACCGGCGTTAGCCACCATAGCGCTGGAGCGCTCCATCGATGGCCCCTTAGGATAGACGATTGCCCGAGATTTAGGGACGATACCAGGGTCAATGGAGTACACGTTAGCAGTAAAGAAGGAACCGGCAGCAATCATGGTCACCTGCTCCTGACAGAACGCTCGGAACATATCGGGGTACGACCAAGTTACCGCAGCTGGAGGAATATAAGGACGCAGCGTCTCATACCAGCTCAATACCTCGAGATACCGCTCTTTCCCCTCGGGGGTCGTGTCAGCCATGATCACTCCGTTGCTGTAACCGGCAATCATGGCATCCCGCCAAGCAAAACGGGGCAAACCTGCAGCATAGCCGTAGGCATAGATCTCATCTTTGGTAACAGCCTGAGCAAGCCGTAAAAGATCATCCCATGTTTTCAAGTCGTCCTTGCTGAATCCAGCTTTGGCAAGCATCTCCGTATTCACGATGAGCCCATACACTGTCATATGGGCCGGCACAGAATAGAGAGTCCCGTTGATGATAGAATACTCGAAGGCTGCTGGATAGAAATCGGTCCGCTTCACCCGAGAGTTGGGATTATCGATGTAGCTATCAAGAGACTCTAGCACCCCCATCGCTGAAAGGGTGGTCACATCCTGTACCTGGATGAGATCAGGATAGTCCCCCGCCTGAGTCATCACAGCGATTTTTTTCTCCTGCTCCGCCCAAGGGATGTACATGTACTCGATGCTAACATTGGGATGACGCGCTTCAAGATCCTTCTTGTATTCTGCCGACCAGGCTTTTTCCGGCTCGGATGTCCCGGAATAGACAAAGCGCAGAGTCACCTTCTCCTGGGCGCCCAAGGCGCTGCCCACGAGAAACACCACAACTACGCTCAAAAAACCAAGTAAAAGCACCCGCCTCACAGTTTCTGACCTCCTCTCTCCATTCGTTTTACCCATTTTTTACACCTATCCTGCCAAAAGTTCCATCCCGCCTAAAAAACCGATCTTCCTCCACCTCCCTTCTCAGATAACCCCATACTTCTGGAGTACCGCCGCGATTTCCTCTTTCCCTTCCGGCGATACTTCCCCAAAAGGACTAGTCGCCTGAGAAGCACACAACCGTCGAAGGCTCAACGTATACTTTACCGCCGGAAGAAAACCATGCCGGACCAAAACCCGGTTTACCCGGTTGATGGTCTGTTGCAAGACTTTTGCTTCCGTCCACTTCCCCTCCCTCACCAGGGAAAAAAGCTTGACGAACCATTCTGGAACCACATTAGAAAGACCGGAAATGAGGCCGCAACATCCCATGATGAGACTGGGAAAACTCATCTCTGTATATCCCTGAAAGACATAAAAAGCGTCCGGTTTTTCCAGAAGCAAGGAAGTAAGCTCAGCAAAATTACCACTACTGTCCTTGAGTCCCACAATGTTAGGATGCCGGGAAAGAGCAAGGACATCATCTCCCGAAAGCGCATTTCCAACAAACTCGGGAATGTTATAGACAAAAAGGGGTTTCTTAGTGCTATCGGCCACCCGGAAGAAAAAGCTCTCAAGCTCCAGGGAGTTATACACAAAATAATATGGTGGCGTCAGAACATAAGCATCAGCGGACAAATCCCTCACTCGCCTGAGGTTCTCCAACACCCGTTTCTCCCCTGTATCGCTGATGTTCAAAAGAACCACTGCCCGACCGGCGGCTTCTCCACAAATTGTTTCAAAAACTTTTTCCTTTTCCTTTTCCTCAAGGCTTGGATACTCCCCCATGGAACCCCCCGCCAGGATCCCATGAACCCCGGCTTGCAGCACCCAACGCACGCATTCCCGCAAGCTTCCTACATCCACCGTTTCATCAGGATTAAGCGGAGTTATGAGCGGTACGATCACTCCCCAGAACGCCATCGTTACCCTTCCTTTCCTTCAGATTTACCGCTTTTTCTACCCGTTCCCGGATACTGATAAAATGCTCCCCAAGTCTTGCCCTCGCCTCCTCCACATCGCGCCTGACGATTGCCTCAAAAACTCTCCGGTGTCGTCTTGAAGAACCCACGGGATCCCGCTCCACTTCGATCGGTTCCCGTAAACGATGCAACGCCTCCCAGAAAATATCCAGCAAGCGCAAAAGAAGACCATTTTCCACCGGGGCAAACAGCGCCCGATGAAACGCAGCGTCCTCCTCCTCAAAAAGTTCCCCCTGCCTGGCTTTCTTTTCCATCCGCACCAGAATACCCTCAAGAGTCTGCAGTCCCTCTACGTCGATTTTCCTTATCACCTCTTCAAGAAAATAAAACTCCAGCGCTTCCCGAACCCGCAGGACTTCCAGAAGCTCAGTACTATCAAAAAGCAGGCTATAGAGTAGGTTCTTAAAAATGGCATCAAAGTTAAGCTCCCGTACAACCGTTCCTCCCCCAGGCTTCATGTCCACAATCCCCAACGCCTGTAAAGCTTTCAAGGCCTCCCGCAAGGACGTCCGACTTACCCCCAGCTGTTTGGTCAGATCATGCTCAGTAGGCAAACGATCCCCCGGGCGTAGTTTTTTCTCAATGATGTAATTCTTAATTGCCTCCTGAACGGCCACATAGCGGCTTTCCACTTTCAAGTTCATGGCTTTCGCAGACCTTTTCATATTATTATAATATTTTCATACATAATATTATAACATAAACAATAGAGAAGAAAACAAAATTTGTCAACCCTTAACTCTCATTTACACTCCCAAGGGGAAGAAACCTACAGTCGCTTTATCCAAAGAGGAAAACCAATTAGGACAGGAAAGTAACGGTTATTCACCTTACAGGTTTCTTACAAAACGGTGGAGACACGTATTCTACAATACCAGCTCTGTCTCCATCACTCTTGCTGGGGCACTCAACAAGATTTTTCGCAATGACTTCCTCTCTTACAAAGAAAGCAAAGAAAATCTAAGATACACCCGACGGAAGTTAAAGGTTGCCGGCTTCATCTTTTCAACAAAGTAGGCCAGGACTGGTTTCCAGAGCGTTTCTTCTGTGTTCAAAGCAAAGGGAAACTTCTGGAAAAAGCTTGTGAAGTGTTTCCTACAATCCCGGACAGTCCGCGAAACTCTCCCTTCGGCTTTCTTCTCAAAGAGGAAGAGCTCAAGAAGTGCCTTAACAGTTTTCTCGTGCTTGAGGTGAACGATTCTCCCCACTTTTTCTACCTATAGAAAATCCATTCTGGACCGGTAGAATCAGGAAGAAATAGGGGAATTCCCGCAGAGTCTTGTGAAAGAAGCTTTCCAAAACCCTGGAGCCGGCGATCCGACTTGAACGGACAACCTGCGGATTACGATTCCGCTGCTCTGCCATTGAGCTACACCGGCTCAAGGGAAATTGTAACAGAATAAGGCCGGAAGGGCAAGAGGGCTTTTTTTCTGGTTCCCTCGGGTAAAGGAACATCGCAAAAAACGGTGGTCGAATGGGAAATATCTGCGGTAGGAATCGGGTTTTTTCTCCTTGAGGAAGGAGATGGTACAGTATGGTAAAAGCGTTCCTCATGCTAATGGTTTTCGCCGCAACTCTGCATTTCGCTTTTCCGGTGTTTGCTCACCAGCCGTTCTGGAATCCGGGGTCTTCGACCATGGAAAGGGCTTACCGAATTGCAGACCCTTCAGTGTCCCAAGCGATTTTTGGTCAGCTCAGAAGCGGAGAAAGAGACTTTTTCCTGGTGGAAATGACCACGGAATCCCTCTTGCAGGTGTCCCTTTTTGTGGGTGAAGGATGTGGGGAAACTTTTCGACCGAAGCTCTGGCTGGTAGGGGAAAATATTGAAGGCAATAGCCTACCTTTCCTTCCTGAGGGAATGGGAGCACAAAAGATAGAGGGGACATGGCGTCCTTTTCGAGGGCATGGACTTCGGGCGTTCAAAGGACCGGAATTACGTCGCCGAATCTCACCCGGACGAGTTTACCTTGTTGTGGAAGGGACAGACGCAGCAGGCTTCTACCTTCTGTCCATCAATGGACGGGAAGTACCGGGAGGAAGCCCGGAGGGCTGGCAGGCCATCCCTAAATTTAACCAATGCCGGGAATAGCGGAAAAAATCGGTACAAAACTCCTCCTTTGGGCTGTGGGGTCCATGGGAGCAGGGCTCTTTGGTCTTTTTCTCGTCACCGCCCACCAGTTCTGGAGAAGTTTCTTCTTCATGAACGGGGTTTGGGGCATGGTGGATGGTGCGATTGGCCTACTTGCTTTAAGGGGAAGGGGTCCAGAGGGAAATATAAGGAGGATTTTGCTCTTTAACGCCTGGCTCGATATAGGATACTTGATCGCGGGCGCTGTGCTCTTCCTACAGAGAACCGACGTAAACCGGGGCTTTGGTCTTGCGATTCTCATTCAGGGAGGATTTTTACTCTTTTTCGACCTCTGGCATGCACTTACAGGAATCAAACAAATCTGATGCGGTTTACCCCAAGCATGAAAAGGAATCAGCGTTTTGGCCCTTCTATCTCTCTTCGAGGACGTTCCGCTGGTTTTCGGTAAAAACGTTTTCTTCCCAGAAGGTGACACTGTCTGGAGCCAAGACTGCTCCAACCGGATGTTTGCAAACGGTATTCGCCCAGAAAGCGATACTGCTTTTTCGAGAGACCAGAACACCACCCAGATGGTTGGCCTCAAAGCGATTGGCGTCGAACTCTCCCTGACTTCCTGGTAGAAGACACGCCCCCCAGGCGTTTTCCTGAAACGTCGAGCGGCAAACCCAGGTGGCAGAATTTTCCCGGAGGCTCAAACCCTCTTTACCATTACGACAAAAGAGCGAATCTTCCACGGTAAGGCGGCTTCCCTTTTCTACAACCACTCCGGAACCCTGATTGTCCAGGAAAACACAGTGGCGGAGAACCACCTCTGCCCCCCGGGCAACCACCAGACCGTTACCCATCCAGGTCAGTTTCTCCTGGATACCTCCCGAAAAGGTGCAGTATTCGAACGTAACCTTTCCCCCGAGAACCACCACAACGTTGGCTTTCCTGGTTCCCCGGTGGAGGAAGGTTAAACCAGAAAAGTGGGCATCCTGAGCATTCTCAATCCGAATCACTTCTTTCATTCCCGAAAAAATCGTGGAACCCTTTTCCCCGAAAAGGCGAATGGTACCGGAGCAATACCCTCCCTGGGGAAAGTCGTACTCACCGGGGTGCAGCAGAGCTTCCCCAGAAAATGAGGAAAGGGACGAAACGTTTTCGGGAAAGAAAACCGACCGTTCCGCGGCAGAAAAGGCAGAAGGCTTTTTCTTGACACCGACTTCCATGGAAAGCGACTCTCGATGACGACGAAACCGCACCGCACCAAAGAGAATCTTGTCCTGGGATAATCCTTTTATCCGGAAAATCCAGGTGTCCACCAGGTGGTCTTCAAGCTCAAGAAATGGGGGGAAAGAACGCAAAATACCTTCGGAGGGACCGTCAAGGATGATGGGTTCTTCCGAAGTAACCTCAAGCAAAATCCTCGCCCGGTCACGAAAAGGAACGTCCATCTTCCAGAACCTCCAAATACCATCCCCCAAAGTCAAAAACCACGCCAGGGAAAAGAACCACTTCTTGCCCCTCTTCAAGGCGCTGACCAAAAGACGAAGGCATAAACGCCATCACCCCACCAGGAACAAAATTTCGGAAAACATAGGCTCGCTTTGAATCCAGGAAACGGATTTCCCCAAAAACCTCTTTGCTCCGTTCGTCAAACATTTTCCCCA
It encodes the following:
- a CDS encoding sugar ABC transporter permease — protein: MKLSSAKVAYLFLLPTLVYLVGFQTYPLLENIRLGFTDLSLIGRKEVAYVGLENYWYFLMVDRSFWPVVWNTLLWVFGSVLFQFALGIPSALVLNARIRARGLWRGLVLVPWVMPVVVVSIVWKWIFDGQWGILNFVMRELQVISRNIIWLGNPQKVWLVLLLASAWKGFPYIVLMMLAGLQGIDKEVYEAARVDGAVGFRFFRSITLPLLQPTIFVSGLVAIVTTWTKFELIWALTEGGPGNATSTLAVYIYRNSFMFYDMGKGSALAVMSTVIVLFISLFYVRAVRQSNV
- a CDS encoding acetamidase/formamidase family protein — protein: MHILSQNSIYEFSADSPAIAECYPGEECIFETLDCFGGQIKSEQDDLSHLDLTRTNPATGPVVVKGTRKGQLLRVAILDIACSSPGIISTHPGIGILRSTFRRYFFQMVPIKAGFCHVDGISLPIDPMIGVIGVAPEKGSISTRAPGRHGGNLDTREIHPGNILYLPIYQDGALFALGDVHALMGDGEICGAGVEVAARVLVRLDVIENRFGLNTPLVEAPERFFFLYSAPSLEDAFQEGAKECLEFLQKVTGWKAEKLYFLMSVSSHFRVSQLVDPLFTVKIEIPKGVFPVRL
- a CDS encoding thioredoxin family protein, whose translation is MEIQVVGAGCPKCRMVEANVKKACEELNLEAEVSHVYDMREFLKLGVRITPAVLVDGKVVVAGKVPTVEELKNLLRG
- a CDS encoding permease, with the translated sequence MFWEIMVGGLLALKDYVATHVLTCLVPAFLLAGGIVAFVNREVVLDYLGEKAGKLKSFTLASASSFFLAACSCTVIPVSSGLYYGGAGIGAAFIILWVAPAANILALSYTGSLLGGNMVAARVAAALLMAFVVGGVMNFAFRNERREGFATGQQRESKKVIDRGELLLLFLVLLSLLLPNYLVRSGAYIYKVLVWGAMTVVVALYAWKTVASERIREWIRETFFFVRMIFPLLLGGVFVVGVIGKILPERWIETWLGGNGVLASFLATIIGSISYFATMTEAPFVKELMRLGMGKGPALALLLTGPGLSLPNWLAIGRVFGFKKALIYVPTIMVLGTFVGWFFGNFILGR
- a CDS encoding DUF134 domain-containing protein, whose translation is MVRPCCPRRVNWFPVCLYFQPAEPFLPQGELTLTLDELGALRLADFEGLYQEDAAKQIGVSRSTFARILGAARRKVVEALIMGKIVRIQGGMVAHEAEKVLNNR
- a CDS encoding carbohydrate ABC transporter permease — protein: MRRFRSMGLPYVALALIMVFTLFPFFWLVFNSFKPSREIFTARPTLRIQNPTLENYQWALGPKGANLGRYLVNSIVAAALAALMTVAFATTGGYALGRFFFPGRESIAIFLILSQMFQGPLIMVPWYKMASSLGIINTRLVLVLIYGTATIPTCAWLMSGFYSAVPKDLEEAAMIDGCSPFMAFFRVILPLVLPGIVATGLYSFIISWNDYQYALILTTSDFAKTVQVGLAELMGFFGKTSWGGIMASGVLSSLPVVILFVVVQRYLVEGLTSGAVKS
- a CDS encoding manganese efflux pump MntP family protein, which gives rise to MGGLEIGVIAVSLALDAFSVAVAFGMCRKVCLLGERLRLAFSFGLFQFFMPLLGFFAGIRVSAVVDSFDHWLILAILGFLGTKMIWESFTRDNDADFPNLSRGLPLILASLATSLDALAVGFSFALFARKIFFPAFIIGLTASTMTYLGISLGHRLRRSIITKPEIIGGVALWLVGIRVFLTNL
- a CDS encoding glycoside hydrolase family 88 protein, with protein sequence MEEKALLMALAKVELNCSRWTDGFPHVSVHGRYPVLSNQEWTAGFWTGILWLSFLVSGERRFVEVVQGLLPSFAERLFQGIHTDTHDLGFLYLLSCVPDGELLGRGIYREVALQAAEVLSQRFHRQGKYIQAFGKVPPEKEALTIIDSLMNLPLLYWAAGSAEKGKYVHIAAEHAKTLAAVLVREDGSTYQACRFRYPEGELLWRGTMQGYKDWSCWSRGQAWAIYGFTLSYRYTGEAVFLEKALRASQYFLEHLPPDRVACWDLLFRDDPEPRDSSAAAIAASGLLELALVLEKERQEDASLFRKEAELILRALIERYASFEDDCDGLLRHATYHLPKGWGIDECCIWGDYFYLESLLKVTGKYPSLWYYLR